Proteins encoded within one genomic window of Couchioplanes caeruleus:
- a CDS encoding TetR/AcrR family transcriptional regulator: MTPLPYRPGGGADRRAEAQGRLLEATVRLLADGAGFTEMGVQRITDAAGMSRSAFYTVFPDKTALLVRLSEDFQDQSAKLVTAWHSDDVAGLAALVLLYEQLMVLFRRHAVVWAALREVAAYDPDVRESQAAHVERLAAGARARSLRDQQAGLVPASMDADAAITMVVCGGSEAMSRHLERATRAATRSSPGSWPASSGTARFGARPSRASSGPAAGVPGQIVAGARPSASRRTGACPDTARTYVPRLMSRRATATMLVSRCAIRDDEAKSASARATRAHSGAAVGRTAAPESQGRMPRSGESVRQRRTATPGAATDLYLRSAFQVCT, encoded by the coding sequence GTGACCCCATTGCCGTACCGGCCGGGCGGCGGAGCCGACCGGCGGGCCGAGGCGCAGGGCCGGCTGCTGGAGGCCACCGTGCGGCTGCTGGCCGACGGGGCCGGCTTCACCGAGATGGGGGTGCAGCGGATCACGGACGCGGCCGGCATGAGTCGCTCCGCCTTCTACACGGTCTTCCCCGACAAGACGGCGCTGCTGGTGCGACTGTCCGAGGACTTCCAGGACCAGTCGGCGAAGCTGGTCACAGCCTGGCACTCCGACGACGTCGCGGGGTTGGCCGCCCTGGTGTTGCTGTACGAGCAGTTGATGGTGTTGTTTCGCCGACACGCCGTGGTGTGGGCGGCGCTCAGGGAGGTGGCGGCGTACGACCCGGATGTCCGGGAGAGCCAGGCCGCGCATGTCGAGCGGTTGGCCGCCGGGGCGCGCGCCCGGTCGCTGCGTGATCAGCAAGCCGGATTGGTGCCGGCGTCTATGGACGCCGACGCGGCCATCACCATGGTCGTCTGTGGCGGTAGCGAGGCGATGAGCCGGCATCTGGAACGTGCGACGCGAGCCGCGACGCGGTCTTCGCCGGGGAGTTGGCCCGCATCGTCTGGTACGGCGCGTTTCGGCGCCCGGCCGAGTAGGGCTTCCAGCGGGCCGGCGGCCGGTGTTCCAGGGCAGATCGTGGCAGGCGCACGTCCTTCCGCGAGCCGAAGGACAGGAGCATGCCCCGATACCGCCAGAACGTACGTGCCACGGCTGATGTCTCGGCGCGCGACAGCCACGATGCTGGTCTCGAGATGCGCGATACGCGATGACGAAGCGAAGTCCGCGTCCGCTCGGGCGACGCGAGCGCACAGCGGAGCTGCCGTGGGCAGGACCGCTGCGCCGGAAAGCCAGGGGCGGATGCCACGCAGTGGCGAGTCGGTACGGCAGCGCCGAACAGCTACACCCGGAGCCGCTACCGACCTTTACCTGCGCTCCGCATTCCAGGTCTGCACATAG
- a CDS encoding ATP-binding protein, producing the protein MGVRMSGAVQQRVGGPGVRPPARTGRRIDDAEVRKRAAAVGSGFVGAYGDSGLEGRSGELSTLDDLVGGLVRGVGRVLWIEGEPGIGKSSLVSELAARAAARGCAVSRGAAEELAQPFPLRTMARRLDVAAGSLDPLRVEIADLIGGRRSCGVLDPVLAAGERMLELVDRVCAPLAVLDRVPEPGGLRVGGLTKPLARISGVTFAVERGATGMTAPSTGGGRASQGAVTQPVSAPSAHV; encoded by the coding sequence GTGGGTGTACGGATGTCCGGTGCGGTGCAGCAGCGTGTCGGCGGCCCGGGGGTGAGGCCACCGGCGCGCACGGGTCGTCGCATCGATGACGCCGAAGTTCGGAAACGGGCCGCGGCGGTAGGCTCAGGCTTCGTGGGTGCGTACGGCGACTCAGGCCTGGAGGGCCGTTCCGGCGAGCTGTCGACGCTCGACGACCTGGTCGGCGGGTTGGTGCGCGGGGTCGGCCGGGTGCTCTGGATCGAGGGTGAGCCGGGCATCGGCAAGTCCTCGCTGGTGAGCGAGCTGGCGGCCAGAGCGGCGGCACGGGGCTGTGCGGTGTCGCGTGGTGCGGCGGAGGAGCTGGCTCAGCCGTTTCCACTGCGGACGATGGCGCGCCGCCTGGACGTCGCGGCTGGATCCCTCGATCCGCTGCGCGTGGAGATCGCAGACCTTATAGGTGGTCGCCGCAGTTGCGGTGTGCTCGACCCGGTCCTTGCCGCGGGAGAACGGATGCTGGAGCTGGTCGACCGCGTGTGCGCGCCCCTGGCCGTTCTCGACCGCGTACCTGAGCCCGGCGGCCTTCGCGTCGGCGGCTTGACGAAACCTCTGGCCCGGATTTCAGGCGTCACCTTCGCGGTCGAGCGTGGGGCGACCGGGATGACCGCACCGTCAACCGGGGGAGGTAGGGCAAGCCAAGGGGCCGTCACTCAACCTGTTTCCGCACCTAGCGCCCATGTCTAG